A region from the Tachyglossus aculeatus isolate mTacAcu1 chromosome Y4, mTacAcu1.pri, whole genome shotgun sequence genome encodes:
- the LOC119947272 gene encoding paired immunoglobulin-like type 2 receptor alpha, with translation MGARRDLPPLPLLLLLTMPAWIDGQPDAPDTYGVEQPLQISAPEGSTVTLPCSFFHPWRLAWPPQVTIIWRWQNFHGPAIFNSSGVKQGRHSLVGDPKRNTGSLQIRDLTKADEAQYFCRISMHTTKGKKYWQSVLGTLLIVTERVPSTTSMTSTLGTTRTTESLQATASPLIGPVVGGSLGGLILVIAVLVLIACLIRRRAGKGKEEDLKAKGSSKKSEAEYEEVGQNQYSVNREPEPEDRGLVYASLTLSDLAPQTSPVSAPSPRPREPEMLYSVVRGPVSGPPE, from the exons ATGGGGGCCCGTAGAGACCTACCGCCACTgccgctgctgctcctgctgacgATGCCGGCCTGGATCGACGGTCAGCCAG ATGCTCCAGATACCTATGGCGTCGAGCAGCCCCTGCAGATCTCGGCCCCCGAGGGCAGCACCGTCACCCTTCCCTGCAGTTTCTTCCACCCCTGGAGGCTGGCCTGGCCCCCACAGGTGACCATCATCTGGAGATGGCAGAATTTCCACGGGCCAGCAATCTTCAACTCCTCCGGGGTTAAGCAGGGCCGCCACTCTCTGGTCGGGGACCCCAAGAGAAATACAGGGTCTCTGCAGATCAGAGACCTGACAAAGGCGGATGAGGCCCAGTATTTCTGCCGGATCTCGATGCACACCACGAAAGGGAAGAAATATTGGCAGAGCGTCCTGGGGACGCTGCTCATCGTGACGGAGCGGG TCCCGAGCACGACCTCGATGACCTCGACGCTGGGGACCACGAGGACCACTGAATCCCTACAAGCGACCGCAAGCCCCCTTATAGGGCCGGTGGTCGGAGGGAGCCTGGGGGGGCTCATCCTGGTGATCGCCGTCCTGGTGCTCATCGCCTGTCTCATCCGGAGAAGGGCAG ggaaaggaaaggaagaggatctcaaagccaa GGGATCCTCCAAGAAGTCCGAGGCCGAGTACGAAGAAGTGGGGCAGAATC aATATTCCGTCAACCGCGAGCCCGAACCCGAG gACAGAGGCCTGGTCTACGCATCCCTCACCCTGTCGGACCTGGCGCCCCAGACGTCACCTGTGAgcgccccttccccccgcccccgggagccCGAGATGCTGTACTCGGTGGTGCGGGGCCCAGTGAGCGGCCCTCCGGAGTGA